The following proteins come from a genomic window of Dreissena polymorpha isolate Duluth1 chromosome 1, UMN_Dpol_1.0, whole genome shotgun sequence:
- the LOC127856183 gene encoding uncharacterized protein LOC127856183, which yields MCNMDENKAVGESSDILRDEVECDDEAVQGVISAQREKIMTMRRLKRGMSTEIKGLNKVTITMKRQASFAEELQYLDGRQNENKLPKQTITKPPNSSSEIRSTLLIKNVSLKQKPLKETKQFRCEDEQKSLMGVATPDIHHIVGKYKPGPKSKRKLLNGCDNGPKIKSCRKSYDKSSEYITLQQLMDHCLHRYYRLKGANWECSSDAALKLLTKKYNSLKLLFSRTLVLQLKRVKLKIHPAMPPVKLQNESKGLTHCSSYESDDNKICHSRTQIKSVNPLVDPRVMSMSKALQSSNSGKVGIEKTFKSAPTLKKVKKDIKTKETGRKSLMSRPDWSKFKEKLKEANSRLISKKKDGLIIGKTLGNASLYANNTCSGLTSAPFVQAKLPHFRIPRKVLETDPSDSKLTIDSTTDKQKEQDTSKHDNIFDRFKCDNLAESKSNGGKKTIENFVLDGYTIEITRDSPVDVTMQEVSDDDDVAPETDIEHNASLLSEEIHKNIKHETLTVEESDENGIVDIENVSDEAHSTESVEQTCVETSKSNSGNCMSVSSLNIEGRNVVEIEDEQSSYEISETDKDKRNPTKDDINTTLQKMLHHIEHFGTDVNAVDDIVSSVLDGALQHVEDYSQFQIVENPDLQSKVSLQHPSKLGKVTNHSENRSQRCKCSYLHFDNLEQQGNDNKVVKCLCEVSTRENKQKEFTRCNDNTDFVINNKNDLHLKCQQCVEDDIILVEEVFTKKDCTCRNISAFKSANSNTLTPNLSSLSGHMNKKQQHCFLCKDAAYKISEYTNSPRDISREKSNKCTCEKHIPSLKGIKPKFVNTFVEMTETDSSAAKLEMDAKQVIVEDSETDDEIESDCNSANEVSTKLINLNEKTTAKTKTFSMPTKEVNKSAKTLEPTSAPTCTQCKDKDGKGQPYSDVYVMRKGVSREPLTSRHRCICRRVSQEPWMPTFRG from the exons ATGTGCAATATGGATGAAAACAAAGCAGTTGGAGAATCTTCTGATATTTTAAGGGATGAAGTAGAATGTGATGACGAAGCTGTGCAAGGAGTCATAAGTGCACAGAGGGAGAAGATAATGACAATGAGAAGATTGAAGCGAGGCATGTCCACAGAAATTAAAGGTTTAAATAAAGTGACTATTACTATGAAACGCCAGGCATCTTTTGCGGAAGAGTTGCAGTATCTTGATGGTAGGCAAAATGAGAATAAATTACCAAAACAGACAATTACTAAACCTCCCAATTCATCATCTGAAATAAGATCgaccttgttgataaaaaatgtgAGCTTAAAACAGAAACCGTTGAAAGAAACCAAACAATTTAGATGCGAAGATGAACAAAAATCATTAATGGGTGTTGCAACACCAGACATACATCACATTGTGGGCAAATACAAACCAGGCCCAAAGAGTAAGAGAAAATTGTTAAACGGATGTGATAATGGTCCTAAAATTAAGTCTTGTAGAAAATCTTATGATAAAAGTTCAGAGTATATAACGTTACAGCAGTTGATGGATCATTGTTTGCATAGATATTACAGGCTAAAGGGTGCAAACTGGGAATGTTCTTCGGATGCAGCTCTAAAATTGCTCACAAAAAAATATAACTCCTTAAAACTGTTGTTTAGTAGGACACTTGTGTTACAATTAAAACGTGTGAAATTGAAAATACATCCTGCAATGCCACCTGTCAAGTTGCAAAATGAGAGCAAAGGTTTAACACATTGTAGTTCATATGAATCTGATGACAACAAAATATGTCATTCTAGAACTCAAATAAAATCTGTGAATCCTCTTGTTGATCCAAGAGTAATGTCAATGTCCAAAGCACTGCAGAGCAGTAATAGTGGAAAAGTTGGCATAGAAAAGACTTTTAAAAGTGCGCCAACATTAAAAAAGGTGAAAAAAGACATAAAAACAAAGGAAACAGGAAGAAAATCATTAATGTCAAGACCAGACTGGTCCAAATTTAAAGAAAAGTTAAAGGAAGCAAATTCTAGATTGATATCAAAGAAAAAAGATGGTTTAATTATTGGCAAAACACTTGGCAATGCATCATTATATGCCAATAATACCTGCTCAGGTTTAACAAGTGCACCTTTTGTGCAAGCCAAACTACCTCATTTTCGCATTCCTAGAAAGGTTTTAGAAACTGACCCAAGTGATTCAAAACTTACCATAGATTCAACTACAGATAAACAAAAAGAGCAAGACACATCAAAACATGACAATATATTTGATAGATTTAAGTGTGACAATTTAGCAGAAAGTAAATCTAATGGAGGAAAGAAAACCATAGAAAATTTCGTATTGGATGGTTACACTATTGAAATAACCAGAGACAGTCCAGTTGATGTAACCATGCAAGAAGTatccgatgatgatgatgttgcccCTGAAACTGATATTGAGCACAATGCATCATTACTTAGTGAGGAAAttcataaaaacattaaacatgaaACTTTAACTGTTGAAGAAAGTGATGAAAATGGAATTGTAGACATTGAAAATGTATCTGATGAAGCACATTCCACTGAAAGTGTGGAACAAACATGTGTGGAAACCAGTAAGTCCAACTCTGGTAATTGTATGTCAGTGTCAAGTTTAAATATTGAGGGCAGAAATGTTGTTGAAATCGAGGATGAGCAAAGCTCATATGAAATATCGGAAACTGACAAAGACAAAAGAAATCCCACCAAAGATGATATTAACACAACACTTCAAAAAATGTTGCATCACATTGAGCACTTTGGAACTGATGTGAATGCGGTTGATGATATTGTTTCTAGCGTGTTAGATGGTGCTTTACAACATGTTGAAGATTATTCTCAATTTCAAATTGTAGAAAATCCTGATTTGCAATCAAAGGTATCTTTGCAACATCCAAGTAAATTAGGAAAAGTCACTAATCACAGTGAAAATAGATCTCAGAGATGTAAATGTTCTTATCTACATTTTGATAATCTAGAGCAACAAGGAAATGACAACAAAGTTGTAAAATGTCTTTGCGAAGTAAGTACTAGGGAAAACAAACAGAAAGAATTTACAAGATGCAATGACAACActgactttgttataaataataaaaatgatctACATTTGAAGTGTCAACAATGTGTGGAAGATGATATTATACTAGTTGAAGAAGTTTTTACTAAAAAGGATTGCACATGTAGAAATATATCTGCCTTTAAAAGTGCAAATAGCAACACATTAACACCTAATTTATCCTCATTATCTGGACAcatgaacaaaaaacaacaacattgttttctttgtaaaGATGCTGCTTACAAAATCTCTGAATATACTAACAGTCCACGTGACATTTCAAGAGAAAAAAGCAATAAATGTACTTGTGAGAAACATATTCCTTCACTTAAAGGAATTAAACCAAAATTTGTAAATACTTTTGTTGAAATGACGGAGACTGACTCAAGCGCAGCAAAGCTTGAAATGGATGCTAAACAAGTTATAGTTGAGGACAGTGAAACAGATGACGAAATTGAAAGTGATTGTAATAGTGCAAATGAGGTTTCAACGAAGCTTATTAATTTGAATGAAAAGACAACTGCAAAAACTAAAACTTTTAGTATGCCAACCAAAGAAGTAAACAAATCTGCGAAGACACTTGAACCAACCTCAGCACCAACTTGCACCCAATGCAAAGATAAGGACGGCAAAG GCCAGCCTTACAGCGATGTGTATGTGATGAGGAAGGGGGTAAGCAGGGAGCCATTGACTTCAAGGCACAGATGCATTTGCAGGAGGGTGAGCCAGGAACCATGGATGCCAACATTCAGAGGCTAA